Within the Micromonospora citrea genome, the region TCGTGCAGGAGGTCAGCAACTACGCCGCCGGCCTGGCCGCCCGCGCGGCGGGCATCCCGGCCGTCTGCCACGGCGTCGGACGGGACACCCCCGACGAGCTGACCCGGTCCATCGAGGAGGAGGTGCGGGGGCTGGCCCAGCGGCTCGGCGTCGAGTTGCCGGCCGGGCGCATCGACGGCTTCGGCAACCCGTTCATCGACATCTTCCCGCCCTCGTTGCAGGAGCCCGAGTTCCGGGCCCGCCCGCGCCGCCACGAGCTGCGCCCCGTGCCCTTCACGGAGCAGGGCGACCTGCCCGGCTGGGTGTCCTCCCGCGACGGCGCCCGGCCGCTGGTCTACCTGACCCTGGGCACCTCCAGCGGCGGGACGGTGGAGGTGCTGCGGGCGGCGATCGACGGCCTCGCCAGCCTCGACGCCGACGTCCTCGTCGCCAGCGGCCCGTCGCTCGACGTCAGCGGGTTGGGCGAGGTGCCGGCCAACGTGCGGCTGGAGTCGTGGGTGCCGCAGGCGGCCCTGCTGCCCCGCGTCGACCTGGTCGTGCACCACGGGGGCAGCGGTACGACCCTCGGCGCCTTCGGCGCCGGCGTGCCGCAGCTGTCCTTCCCGTGGGCGGGCGACTCCTTCGCCAACGCCCAGGCCGTGGCGCAGGCCGGTGCCGGCGAGCACCTGCTGCCCGACGACATCAACCCCGACGCGGTGGCGGCCGCCGCCAAGCGGCTGCTGACCGACGACAGCTACCGGAAGGGGGCGCAGGCGGTGGCGACCGAGATCGCCGCCATGCCGGGCCCCGACGAGGTCGCCCGCCTGCTGCCGGGCTTCGCCGCCCGGAACGCCGGCTGACCGGCCGAACGCCACCGGGGCCGGCGTCGGCCGGCTCCGGTCGGCGTTGCGGTTGAGGTCGGACGCCTGGCCTCGGTCGGCGTTGCGGTTGAGGTCGGATGCCGGGCCCGGGTCGGCGTTGCGGTTCCGGTCGGACGCCGGGCCTCGGTCGGTGGCCGAGCCCTCGTCGGGCGGCTCGCCCAGTGCGCGCACGGCCCAGGGGCCGTGCGCGGCGACCGCGCCTGGCCGCTCAGCCCTGGTTGTCGTCGGCCGCCCGGCGCCGCGGCCGACGCCCCTCGGACCCGCCGGCGCGGCCCTCAGCGCCGCCGGCACGCCCCTCGGCCGCCCGCGCGCGCCCGCGGGCGAGTTCCGTGCCCAGGGCGTCGAGGCGCTGGTTCCAGAACCGCCGGTAGCGGTCCAGCCACCGGTCGAGCTCCTCCAGCGGGGCGGGGTCGACCGCGTAGAGCCGCCGGGTGCCCTGGGGGCGGACGGTGGCGAAGCCGTTCTCGCGCAGCACCCGCAGGTGCTGCGAGACGCCGGGCTGGGAGATGCCGAACTCGCGCTGCACGACGGCGCCGACCTCGCCCGCGGACAGCTCGCCGTCCGCCAGCAGCTCGATGATGCGCCGGCGGACGGGGTCGCCCAGGATGTCGAACGCGTGCACGGGTACGACAATATCAGACCGGAGTTATAGAAGACGCTGGTTCGTCCGGTCGTTCCGTCGGCGCCACCTCGGCCGTCACCGGCCCGGTCGGCGGGTGGCGGACGTGGCGACCGCGCCGCGAGGGGGAGAGATGTTCGGACCGGAGCACGCCGAGGTGTACGAGGCGGCCTACCGTGGCCGCGGCAAGAGCTGGCAGGACGAGGCGGCGGACGTGACGGACCGGATCCTGGCCGCCCGCCCCGACGCCGCCCGGCTGCTCGACGTCGGCTGCGGCACGGGTGCGCACCTGGAGACCTTCGCCACCCGCTTCCCCCACGTGGAAGGGCTCGAACTGGCCCCGGCGATGCTGGCGCTGGCCCGGCGCCGGCTGCCGGGGGTGCGCCTGCACGCCGGCGACATGCGGGCGTTCGACCTCGGTGCCACCTTCGACGCGGTGACCTGCCTGTTCACAGCGGTCAACTTCCTCGGCACGGTGGCCGAGATGCGCGCCGCCGTGGCCGCGATGTCGGCGCACCTGGTGCCCGGGGGTGTGCTGGTGCTGGAGCCGTGGTGGTTTCCGGAGCGGTTCATCGACGGGTACGTCGGCGGCGACCTCGTGCGCGAGGAGGGGCGGACCGTGGCGCGGGTGTCCCGGTCCACCCGGCAGGGCCGGGTGACGCGGATGGAGGAGCGCTGGCTGGTCGGTGACGCCGCCGGGATCCGCGAGTTCAGCCAGGTCGGGCTGCTCACCATGTTCACCCGACAGGAGTACGACGCGGCGTTCGCCGACGCCGGCTGCGAAGCCGCGTACGTCGAGGGCTGGCTGACGGGTCGGGGCCTCTTCGTGGCGACGCGTACCGGTGCCGCCTCCCCGGCATTGGGCTGACCGTCCGGGTCGACCGGTTCGACGGTCGATCTCTCCGTGCCGTTGTATAGCCGACAGGACGCTGGTCGCGGCATTGCCGACATGACACTCTGCTGTCGACAGCGATCTATTCGTCAGTCGTAGGGAAAATGCCGGGCCGGACGGCGGCGCCAATGACGTGGCATGTCCACGGATCCGTCGCGGCGCGTCCCGGTCTCATTTCCGTGCCTGACCGGATCGACCACGACGGCGTGCTGCTCCCGACCGAGGCCGGCGGGGGATGCCGCGCGGGTCCGGCCGGCCACGGCGGGACGCGCGGCACCCCGACCCCCGTCGCTCGTCGCCGTGGCCGCGGCTCGACACCCTCGAGGAGCGACGTGACCGACACCGACGGACGACCGCACCGACTGCCGGCTCTCACCGGGTACCGCTTCTTCCTCGCACTCACCGTGGCGCTGGTCCACGTCCTCTCGACGTCCCAGCTCTTCGCCGACGACGCGCTGCAACTCGGCCTCGGGCTGACCACGCCCCTGGCCTCGGCGGCCCTGGCCTCGTTCTTCACCCTCAGCGGCTTCGTCCTGACCTGGTCGGCGCCGTCGGGCGACACCGCCGCCCGGTTCTGGTCCCGCCGGTTCTGGAAGATCGTGCCCCTGCACGTGCTCGGCTGGGCCGTCGCCGTCGCGTTCCTCCTGGCGACGACCGCGCCCTCGCCGGCCACCGGGGTCTCCGCCGACCTGGAGCCCGGGCCGGCGGCGGCGAGCCTGCTGCTGGTGCAGGGATGGGTGCCGTCCTGGGACTACCTGTCCTACCTCAACGCCCCGGCCTGGTCGATCTCCACCGAGGCGTTCTTCTACCTGCTCTTCCCGCTGCTGCTGCCCCTGGTCCGACGGATCCCGGCGCACCGGCTGTGGCGGTGGTGCCTCACCTTCGCCGGCGGGATCCTGCTGGTGTCGGTGCTGAGCCCGCTGCTGCCGGGGGCGCCACGGCTGAACTGGCTGCCGTTCAACCTCAACGAGTACTGGTTCGTCTACACCTTCCCGCCGGTGCGGCTGCTGAACTTCGTGATCGGCATGGTGCTCGCGCGGATCGTGCTCACCGGCCGATGGCGCCGGGTGGCCCGCTGGAAGCTCGTCCTCGGCACCGTCCTGGCCTTCCTGGTCACGCCGATGCTGCCGTTCACCTTCATCTTCAGCGCCGCGCTGTTCGTGCCGCTGCTCGCCCTGATCCCCAACCTGGCGCTGGCGGACCTGCAGGAGCGTGGGCGGGTGCTGCGCGGCCGGATCCTGGTCGCCCTCGGCGACGCCTCCTACGCGCTCTACATCATCCACTTCCCGATCATGCTGATCGTGCGACACCTGGTCGGGGCGGAGCGGCGCTTCGCCGCCGGCACCGGAGTCTTCGTCGCGGTGGGGATCCTGCTCGTCTCGACGCTCGTCGCGCTGGGCCTGCACCGGTGGTTCGAGGAGCCGCTTCGGCGGCGCTTCGCCGCCCGGCGTCCCGTCGGCCGGCCCGACCTGGGCACCGGGCCGGGGCCGGCGCCGGTCCTGCCCCGGCAGGCCTGACCACCGCGCCGGCGGCGCGTGCTCCCGGCCCGGCCCGACCCGGCCCGGCCCGGGCCGACCGCCGCCGGCCGCGCGACACCGCGCACCCGCTCGGCCTACCGGACGACCAGTCCGTCGTCGGCCTGCGCCGTCCACCAGGGGTTGCGGCGGGCCCACTCGACCGTCCGGCGCAGGCCGGTCACCAGCGGCACCCGGGCCCGCCAGTCCAGCAGCGCCGCCGCCTTGCCGCAGTCGGGGACGCGGCGCGGGATGTCCTGGTAGCGGGCGCCCAGCCCGGCCCCGGTGTCCGCGGTCAGGGCCGCCACCGGCACCCCGGTGACCGTCCCCGCCAGCCGGATCGCCTCGGCGACGGTGGTCTCGACGCTGCTGCCGATGTTGAAACACTCGCCGACGGCCCGGGGGTGGGCCGCCGCCAGCAGGGTCGCCTCGGCGGCCTCGTCGATCCAGGTGAAGCAGCGCGTCTGACGGCCGTCGTCGTACACCACCGGCGGGACGCCGCGCAACAGCCGGGCGATGGTGCGGCTCAGGACGTACGCCGGGCGCTGGCGCGGGCCGTAGACGTTGAAGTACCGCAGGACCGTCACCGGCAGGCCCTCCTGCCGGTGGAAGGCGAAGGCCAGGTGCTCGGCGGCCGCCTTGCTCGTCGAGTACGACCACCGGTCCGTCGCCGTGCTGCCGAGCACCCGGTCGTCGTCCTCCCGCCACGGCACCCGCGGGTTGCGCCCGTACACCTCGCTGGTGCTGGAGACCACGACCCGGGCGCCGGCGCGCAGGGCGGCGCGCAACGCGTTCCGGGTGCCGTCCACGTTGATCTCGACCACGTCCAGCGGCCGGCTGAGGTACCGGTCGACGCCGACGACAGCCGCGAGGTGGTAGACCTCGTCCGCCCCGGCCGCGGCGGCGGCCAGCGCGTCGGCGTCCCGCACGTCGCCGCGGACGTGCCGCACCGCGCCCGCGGCCGGCGCCAGGTCCGGCGGCGGGTCGGCGAGGTCGTAGACGACGACCTCGTCGCCGCGGCGGACCAGCCGCTCCACGACGTGACTGCCGACGAAGCCGAAGCCGCCGGTGACGATCGATCTGGGCACTGTTGCTCACCTTCCAATGCCGCGGTAGGCGAAGCCGAACCGGTGCAGCTCGCGGATGCGCGCCGGCGGGAGGTGCATGCGGCCGTCGAAGACCAGGCAGGGCTCGTCCACCTGGCCGGCCAGGGCGGCGAAGTCGAGCTCGTGGAACTGGCGGTGCCCGGCGAGGAAGGCCAGGCAGCCCGCCCCGGCCACCGCCTCGTCCAGGCTCGCCGCGGGTGCGGCGCCGAACCGGGCGGCGATCTCGGCGGGATCGGCGAGCGGGTCGAAGATCCGGACCTGGAAGCCGGCGTCGCGCAGCGCCGCCACCACGCCGCGTACCGGCGTGTTGCGGACGTCGCCGGTGTCGTTCTTGAACGCCGCGCCGAGGACGGCGATCGTCGTGTCCGACCGGTCCCGGCCCAGCTTGACCAACTCGTCGGCGATGACGGCGGCGGTGTGGCGGGGCATGTCGTCGTTGACCGCGCGGGCGGTCTCGACCGTGTGCAGGGGCACGCCCCGGTCCCGGCCGTCGCGCCAGGCCATCCACGGGTCCTTGGTCAGGCAGGAGCCGCCGACCCCCACCCCCGGCAGCAGCAGGTTCACCATGCTGCTGCCCTTGGGCAGGGTGTTGGCCGCCCCGATCACGTCGAGGACGTCCACCCCGAGCACCGCGCAGTAGCGGGCCAACTCGTTGGCGATCGCCACGTTCGCGTCGATCCACCAGTTGGTCGCGAGCTTGACCACCTCGGCGGCCTCCGCCGACGGCACCTGCCGGACGTCCACGTGGAGGGTGGACCGCCAGAACCGTTCGGCCGCGGCGGCGCTGCGCGGGCCGCAGCCGCCCACCACCACCGGCAGCGTCCGCACCTGCGCCAGCGCCACGCTCTCGGCCAGCCGCTCCGGGCAGAAGGCCAGCCCGAAGTCGCGCTCGTGCACCAGCCCGCCGCTCTCCAACAGCGGCGCGACGAGGGTGCGGGTGGTGCCCGGCGAGACCGTCGACTTGAGGATCACGAGCTGACCGGCGCGCAGCCGGGGGGCGATCTGCTCGCACGCCGCCACGAGCTGGTCGGCGACCATCTCGTGACCGGCGTCGGTCGGCGTGCCGACCGTCACGATCACCACGTCCGCCGCGCCGACCGCGTCGTACGACGTGCTGGCCGTCAGCCGTCCGGTGCCGGCGAGGGCGCCGACCGCCTCGGCCAGACCCGGCTCGGGCAGCCGGCAACGGCCGGCCCGCAGGTCGGCGACCGTGCCCGGGTCGCTGTCGACCGCGACCACCTCGACGCCCCGACCGGCGAGGGTGACGGCGAGACAGGTGCCGACGTAGCCGGCACCGGCGATGACGACCCTCAGCGGGGACGGTCCGCCCGGGTCGGGAAGGAACGGCATGATCGCCCGGCACCGCCTTCCTGATCATGACCTCGTGGTCCTGTCGCCGACAAGCGCGCCCGTCCGTGCCGCCGGTTCACGCGATGGCCGCCGTGGCGAGCGCGGCGCGGCCGGCGGCCCAGGCCCGCTCCGGCGGGCCGGACAGGCGCGTGAACCTCTCGACGAGCCGGCACACCGGCCCGATCGCCAGGGCCGGCGGATCGGTGGGCCGCGGCGGCGCGGCGTCGACCCGGCCGACCGCGCAGCCGTCCTGGGGCAGCACCAGGTCGGCGACGCCGACCAGGTGGCTCGTGGGCTCCTCGTCCACCAGGGCGCGGGTCAGGGTGCTCTCGCCCCGGACCAGCACCACCCGGGCCTGGTACTCGCCCGGGCGGCCCACCACCGGTACGGCGGAGCCGCCGGCCGCCACCGCCCACGCGGTCGGCGCGTCCGTGGCCTCCCGGCCGGCCCGCAGCCCGACCAGCACGAGGTCGCCGGGCGCGCCGTCCGGCACGTGCAGCATCAGCCGGGGCCGGGCGACCTCGGCGACGGCGTGGCGCAACCAGCCCGCCAGGACGTGGCAGGGCCGGTCGGCCAGCAGCCGGGCCAACTGCCGGAAGTGCCCCGGGGACGTGCCGACGAGGCGGGAGAACTGGGTCGTGAAGGTCCCCGCGCTCGTGTAGCCGACGTGGCCGCTGATCGCGGTCACGGTGAGGCCGGAGTGCAGCAGCATCCGGCGGGCCTCCGCCATCCGCAGGGCGGCGAGGAAGCGGGCCGGGGTCATCGTGGTCACGTCACGGAACAACCGGTGGAAGTGGAACGGGCTGAACGGGACCACCCGGGCCAGGTCGGCGAGCTGCAGCGGCTCCGACAGATGCCGGCGCATGTAGTCGATGGCCCGCGCCGCAGCCGCCTCCCGGGACTGTTCCACCGTGTTCCGGGCAACGCCAGACGTCGATTTCACATCAGCTCCCTGTGGCAGTGGATCGGGCACCGCAGAGGAGTCTGCGCAGTCCTCCTTGACGTTTTCTTGAACGCCTCGGCCGCCCGCTGGTGGCGCCGTTGCCGCCGCAGCCGAGCAAGTTGGGAGAAGCAGATCCGATGAACGCCGTGAAACATGGGTCCGGAGCGGTACGGCGATCCGCCGGCTTCCCCCGGAGCCGGAATTCGACGAACCATTTCGTCAATGTCGCCTGATTTACCGCGTCCGACCTGCTCAAGGAGTGCGCCATGCCGGTAAATTGGCGAACCATTCGTCAATACGTCCTGACGCCGGGGATGGCCCAGACCAGGTTCGCCACCCGGGGCTTCCGGGCCCGCGACGAGGCCACCCGCGAGCGTCTGGAGTCCGTCGGCGCCCACTTCCTCACCGGATACGGCCACGCCGTCGGCGCCCGCGACCCCGACGAGGCCGCCGTGGCGCTGGAGACCGTCGAGCCGGAGCTGCGCGGGTTCGCGTACGAGGGCGCGGCGATGGGCCTCGCCGTCCTGGACGGGCTGACCGGCGGCCGTCGCGTCGCCCGGTTCCTGGCCGGCCCGGCCGCCCGGCACGTCTACATGGTCCACGTCGGGGTGGGCTGGGCGATGGCCCGCCTGCCCCGCTGGCGCCGGCACGCGATCCAGCCCGCCGACCGCCTGCTGGGCTGGCTCGCCCTCGACGGCTACGGATTCCACCAGGCGTACTTCCACACCGGGCGGTACGTGCGGTCACACCGCCGCGACGAGGTGCTGCCCTGGTCCGGCGACCCGATCGGGCGGTGGACCGGGCGGGTGGTGGACCAGGGCGTCGGCCGCGCCATGTGGTTCGTCGAGGGCGCCCACCCCGACCGGATCGCCGACGCCGTCGACGGGTTCCCGCCGGACCGGCACGAGGACCTGTACAGCGGGGTGGCGCTGGCCGCCACGTACGCCGGCGGGGCGCCGCCGGAGGACCTGCGCCGGCTGCGCGAGCGCGGCGGCGCGTACGCCCCGGCGATGGCGCAGGGCAGCGCGTTCGCGGCGGAGGCCCGGGAGCGCGCCGGGCTGACCACCGCGCACACCGCCGCCGCCACCGAGGTCTTCTGCGGCGCGCCGCCGGCCGAGGCGGCGGCGGTCACCCAGGCCGCGCTGGCCGACCTCGACCGGGACGGACCGGTGCCGGCCTACCTGGTGTGGCGGCAGCGGATCGCCGAGCAGTTCGTCACGCTGGGGAGGTGCTGACCCTTGTCGGCAATGATCACGATGTTCCGGCGGCAGTTGGCCGGGCTGGTCGCGCTGGTGCTGCTCACCGGCATGTACGTGCTGGTCCGGCAGCCGGAGGCGAACGCCGACGAGCGGCGCGCGATGGCCCAGCCCTACCGGTTCACGCCGATGTCGCTGCCCATGCCGGGCGGCCTGCCGCAACAGTCGATCCGCCGGGTCAACGGCGCGTACCAGCACCTGGCGGCGTGGATCTCCTCCGTCGGCGCGGGCGTCGCCATGAACGACCTGGACGGCGACGGGCTGCCCAACGACCTCTGCGTGACCGACCCCCGGGTCGACCGCGTCGTGGTCACCCCCGCCCCGACGGCCGGCGCCGACCGCTACCAGCCGTTCGTCCTCGACCCGGCGCCGCTGCCGATGAACCCGCACATCGCCCCGATGGGCTGCCTGCCGGGCGACGTCAACGCCGACGGCCGCACCGACCTGCTCGTCTACTGGTGGGGGCGGACCCCGGTGGTCTTCCTCGCCCGGGCCGACGCCACCGGGCTGTCCCGTGACGCGTACCGGCCGGTCGAGCTGGTGCCCGGCGCGGCCGGCGACGGCAGCGCGTACGACGGGCCGAAGTGGAACACCAACGCGGCCACCCTGGCCGACTTCGACGGCGACGGGCACCTCGACGTCTACATCGGCAACTACTTTCCCGACAGCCCGGTCCTCGATCCGGGCGTGCACGGCGGGGTGGCGATGAACCGGTCGATGTCCAACGGCCTCAACGGCGGCGAGGACCACGTCTTCCGCTGGACCGGCGGCAGCGTGGGCCCCGCCCCGAGCGTCTCCTTCGCCGAGGTGCCGGACGTCTTCGACACCAAGGTCTCGCGGGGCTGGACCCTCGCGGTGGCCGCGAACGACGTCGACGGCGACCAGCTGCCCGAGCTGTACGTGGCCAACGACTTCGGGCCGGACCGGCTGCTGCACAACCGGTCGGAGCCGGGACGGATCTCCTTCGCGCTGGTCGAGAGCCGTGGGCTGCCCGGCCTGACCCCGAAGTCCAAGCGGCTGGGCCACGACTCGTTCAAGGGCATGGGCGTGGACTTCGGCGACCTCGACGGCGACGGCATGTTCGACCTCTACGTCGGCAACATCACCACCTCGTTCGGCATCCAGGAGAGCAACTTCGCCTTCGTCAACACCGCCGCGAACACCGAGGAACTGCGGGCCGCGCTGCGGGCCGGCTCGGCGCCGTGGCACGACCGCAGCGCCGAGCTGGGCCTGGCCTGGAGCGGGTGGAGTTGGGACGTCAAGTTCGGCGACTTCACCAACCGCGGGGAGCCGGCCATCGTGCAGACCTCCGGCTTCGTCAAGGGCGAGGTCAACCGGTGGGCGCAGTTGCAGGAGGCGGCCACGGCCAACGACGACCTGCTCGCCGACCCCCGCTGGTGGCCCAAGGTCGAGCAGGGCGACGACATCGCCGGCGGCCAGCACCTGGCCTTCCACGTGCGCGGCGCCGACGGCCGCTACGAGGACCTCAGCCACGAGCTCGGCATGGCCGAGCGGGTGCCCAGCCGGGGCATCGCCACCGGCGACGCCGACGGCGACGGGCGTCTCGACCTCGTCGTGGCCCGGCAGTGGGACGCGCCGGTCTTCTACCGCAACGACAGCCCGGACACCGGAAACTCCCTCACCCTGCGGCTGCTGCACGAGCAGGCGCAGGCCGCCGGCCCGCTCGCCGGGGCGGGGTCGCCCGTCGTCGGCGCCCACGTCCGGGTGACCACCCCCGACGGTCGGGTGCTCATCGACCGGGTCGACGGCGGCAGCGGCCACTCCGGCCGCCGCAGCAACGAGGTGTCGCTCGGTCTCGGCGACGCGACCGGCCCGGTGGCGGTCCATCTCACCTGGCGGGACCGCTCCGGCGTCCCGCACGAGCAGGAACTGTCGCTCACCCCCGGTCGACACACCCTCACCCTCGGCTCGCAAGCTCGGGAGGTCTCGCGATGACGCAGAAGCCGGCGAAGGACCCGCGGATCACCGCGCTGCGCAGGTTCGCCATCTCCATCACCGTCCTCAACATCGCCGGCTACACCGTGCTCGGCTTCGAGCAGGCCTGGGCGTGGCCGCTGTTCGCGCTCGCCACCGGCTACGCGGTGGAGCTGGTGCTGGAGACGATCGGCGCGCGGGCCGAGCACCGCCCGCCCCGCTACCGCGGCGGCGGGGCGCGGGGCCTGGTCGAGTTCCTCTATCCCGCGCACATCACCGCCCTCGCGGTGAACATGCTGCTGTACGTCAACGACCGCCTGCCGGTGATGCTCTTCGCGGTGGCCGTGGCCATCAGCGGGAAGTGGCTGTTCCGGGTGCCGGTCAACGGCCGGCTGCGGCACTTCATGAACCCGTCGAACTTCGGCATCGCGGTGGTGCTGCTGCTGTTCCCGTGGATCTCCATCGCGCCGCCGTACCAGTTCACCGAGTATCTCGAAGGCCCGGCCGACTGGATCGTCCCGGCGGTCATCGTCGTCTTCGGCACCATGCTCAACGCCAAGCTCACCGGCCGGATGTGGCTGATCGCCGGCTGGCTGGGCGTCTTCGTCCTCCAGTCGGTGGTGCGGGGGCTCGTGCTGGACACCGCCATCCTGCCGGCGCTGGCCACCATGACCGGGGTGGCGTTCGTGCTGTTCACCAACTACATGATCACCGATCCGGGGACCACCCCGTCGCGGCCGTTGTCGCAGCTCGCCTTCGGCGGCGGGGTGGCCCTGGTCTACGGCGTCCTGACCGGCGCGTCCATCGTGTACGGCCTGTTCTTCGCCACCGCCATCGTCTGCCTCGTGCGGGGCGGCTTCCTCTGGTCGCTGCACGCGGTGCGGGTCGCCGCCCGCGAGGGCAAGGGCGCCCCGCCCGCCGCGGGGACCCTCGACGGCACGGTGCCACCCGCGGTGGCCCGGGAGATGGTGCGGGCATGAGCAGGATCGCCGTCGTCGGCCTCGCCTGCCGCTTCCCGGACGCCGCCGGCCCCGGACAGCTGTGGGAGAACGCCCTCGCCGGGCGGCGCGCGTTCCGTCGCCTGCCCGACGAGCGGATGCGGGCCGCCGACTACTGGTCCCCGGACCCGGCCGCCCCCGACCGCCACTACGCCGGCAACGCGGCCGTCATCGAGGGGTACGAGTTCGACCGGGTCGCGTTCAAGGTCAGCGGCGGCACGTACCGGTCCACCGACCTCACCCACTGGCTGGCCCTCGACATGGCCGCGCAGGCGCTCGCGGACGCCGGGTTCCCCGACGGCGACGGCCTCCCACGCGAGCGGACGGGGGTGGTCGTCGGCAACACCCTCACCGGCGAGTTCACCCGGGCCGGCATGATGCGCCTGCGATGGCCGTACGTCCGGCGCGTGGTGGGCGCCGCCCTCGGCGAGCAGGGCTGGGACGACGACCGGGTGGCGGGTTTCCTCGCCGACCTGGAACGCTCCTACAAGGCGCCGTTCGCCGAGGTCACCGAGGACAGCCTCGCCGGCGGCCTGTCCAACACCATCGCCGGGCGGATCTGCAACCACTTCGACCTGCACGGCGGCGGCTACACCGTCGACGGCGCCTGCGCCTCCTCGCTGCTGTCCGTGGTCACCGCCTGCCGCAGCCTGACCGACCTCGACGTGGACGTGGCGGTGGCCGGCGGCGTCGACCTGTCCATCGACCCCTTCGAGATGGTCGGCTTCGCCCGCACCGGCGCGCTCGCCAGCGACGAGATGCGCGTCTACGACCGCCGGTCCAACGGGTTCTGGCCCGGCGAGGGCTGCGGCATGGTGGTGCTCATGCGGGAGCGGGACGCGCTCGCGCAGGGCCGGCGCGTCTACGCCTCGCTGGCCGGGTGGGGCGTCTCCTCCGACGGCCGGGGCGGCATCACCCGACCCGAGGCGGCCGGCTACCGGCTGGCGCTGCGCCGCGCGTACCAGCGGGCCGGCTTCGGGGTGGACACGGTGCCCCTGTTCGAGGGGCACGGCACCGGCACGGCCGTCGGCGACGGCACCGAGCTGCGCGCCCTGAGCGAGGAACGCCGGGCGGCCGACCCGGACGCCGCCCCCGCCGCCATCGGGTCCGTCAAGGGAATGATCGGGCACACCAAGGCCGCCGCCGGGGTCGCCGGCCTGATCAAGGCCGTGCTGGCCGTGCACCACCAGGTCGTCCCGCCGACCGTCGGGTGCGTCGAGCCGCACCCGGAACTCACCGCCGAGCGGCCCGCGCTGCGTGCCGTGCGCCGCGCCGAGGAGTGGCCGGCCGGCGCCCCCCAACGCGCCGGTGTTACCGCGATGGGCTTCGGCGGCATCAACACCCACCTCGTCGTCGACGGGCCCGCCCGGCCCCGCCGCCGGTCGCTGGACCGGCGGACGCGGCAGCTCGCCCGGTCCGTGCAGGACGCCGAGCTGCTGCTCGTCGACGCGGATACCCGCGACGAGCTGCACGGG harbors:
- a CDS encoding CRTAC1 family protein, with product MSAMITMFRRQLAGLVALVLLTGMYVLVRQPEANADERRAMAQPYRFTPMSLPMPGGLPQQSIRRVNGAYQHLAAWISSVGAGVAMNDLDGDGLPNDLCVTDPRVDRVVVTPAPTAGADRYQPFVLDPAPLPMNPHIAPMGCLPGDVNADGRTDLLVYWWGRTPVVFLARADATGLSRDAYRPVELVPGAAGDGSAYDGPKWNTNAATLADFDGDGHLDVYIGNYFPDSPVLDPGVHGGVAMNRSMSNGLNGGEDHVFRWTGGSVGPAPSVSFAEVPDVFDTKVSRGWTLAVAANDVDGDQLPELYVANDFGPDRLLHNRSEPGRISFALVESRGLPGLTPKSKRLGHDSFKGMGVDFGDLDGDGMFDLYVGNITTSFGIQESNFAFVNTAANTEELRAALRAGSAPWHDRSAELGLAWSGWSWDVKFGDFTNRGEPAIVQTSGFVKGEVNRWAQLQEAATANDDLLADPRWWPKVEQGDDIAGGQHLAFHVRGADGRYEDLSHELGMAERVPSRGIATGDADGDGRLDLVVARQWDAPVFYRNDSPDTGNSLTLRLLHEQAQAAGPLAGAGSPVVGAHVRVTTPDGRVLIDRVDGGSGHSGRRSNEVSLGLGDATGPVAVHLTWRDRSGVPHEQELSLTPGRHTLTLGSQAREVSR
- a CDS encoding enediyne biosynthesis protein, producing MTQKPAKDPRITALRRFAISITVLNIAGYTVLGFEQAWAWPLFALATGYAVELVLETIGARAEHRPPRYRGGGARGLVEFLYPAHITALAVNMLLYVNDRLPVMLFAVAVAISGKWLFRVPVNGRLRHFMNPSNFGIAVVLLLFPWISIAPPYQFTEYLEGPADWIVPAVIVVFGTMLNAKLTGRMWLIAGWLGVFVLQSVVRGLVLDTAILPALATMTGVAFVLFTNYMITDPGTTPSRPLSQLAFGGGVALVYGVLTGASIVYGLFFATAIVCLVRGGFLWSLHAVRVAAREGKGAPPAAGTLDGTVPPAVAREMVRA